In one window of Tumebacillus algifaecis DNA:
- a CDS encoding futalosine hydrolase, whose translation MKEYQAKRVLIMVAVEAEREAIVRGLGDTARFDVRVAGVGPVAAAVRTAQALAAAEYRLVISAGIGGGFPGRAEVGSLVVASDILAADLGAETAEGYCSVEKLGFGSSRVPVDAVLVQKVTEAMRTAGLTVTTGPVLTLSTVTGTAATASELADRVPGAVAEAMEGFGVAFAAHDRGLPVLEIRAISNAVGPRDKSAWRMKEAFAALQAASAVLVEVL comes from the coding sequence ATGAAGGAGTATCAAGCAAAGCGAGTGCTGATCATGGTGGCCGTCGAAGCGGAGCGCGAGGCGATCGTGCGCGGGCTTGGCGACACGGCACGCTTCGACGTGCGAGTGGCCGGAGTCGGTCCTGTGGCGGCAGCAGTCCGCACGGCGCAGGCGTTGGCTGCTGCAGAGTATCGACTGGTCATCAGCGCCGGAATCGGCGGCGGTTTTCCCGGGCGGGCCGAGGTTGGCTCGCTGGTGGTGGCAAGCGACATCTTGGCGGCCGATCTGGGTGCGGAGACGGCGGAGGGCTATTGCAGTGTGGAGAAGTTGGGCTTCGGTTCCTCCCGCGTGCCGGTCGATGCCGTATTGGTGCAGAAGGTGACAGAGGCGATGCGGACGGCAGGGCTGACGGTGACGACAGGCCCAGTGCTCACCTTGTCCACGGTGACGGGCACTGCAGCCACCGCCTCAGAACTTGCCGATCGCGTGCCCGGTGCTGTTGCTGAGGCGATGGAAGGCTTTGGGGTGGCATTTGCCGCTCATGATCGGGGCCTTCCGGTGCTGGAGATCCGCGCGATCTCGAACGCTGTCGGTCCGCGTGACAAGTCGGCTTGGCGAATGAAAGAGGCGTTTGCCGCTCTGCAAGCGGCCAGCGCAGTTTTGGTGGAGGTGCTGTAA
- a CDS encoding VOC family protein → MEKLFERVDTVILRVQDLQAARAWYEQKLGLTAGYYDEAEGYLVLNLSETPISLYQLRAGETRPSKGAAGSYPILFTKEIERVHAVLTERGVEVEPIQTGGGVSYFIFHDLDGNRLEACMF, encoded by the coding sequence ATGGAAAAGTTGTTTGAGCGTGTCGATACGGTGATTCTGCGCGTCCAAGACTTGCAAGCGGCGCGCGCGTGGTATGAGCAGAAGCTTGGTTTGACAGCAGGGTACTATGACGAAGCGGAAGGATATCTGGTGTTAAATCTGTCAGAAACGCCGATCTCGCTCTATCAGCTTCGCGCAGGGGAAACCCGTCCGAGCAAAGGCGCGGCGGGGAGTTACCCGATCTTGTTCACAAAAGAGATCGAACGCGTGCACGCGGTGCTCACAGAGCGAGGTGTAGAGGTTGAACCGATCCAGACGGGCGGGGGCGTGAGCTACTTTATCTTCCACGACCTCGATGGCAACCGCTTGGAAGCCTGCATGTTTTAA
- a CDS encoding GNAT family N-acetyltransferase, which yields MQIRVAQEQDQPYLVREYLQHLSPHLGEAERYAWQHLQVERALLLEDKGFVVGFASWGRREGVRAGLAQLTGIRIIATRRQQGHGTELFHAVLQDMEAYYADLDSALRRVFLFSPEATAPFFARLGFAQRAVLNDHRAVNQTDILQILDR from the coding sequence ATGCAGATTCGAGTTGCACAAGAGCAAGACCAGCCCTATCTGGTCCGTGAATATCTGCAACATCTCAGCCCGCACTTGGGAGAAGCGGAGCGCTACGCCTGGCAACACTTGCAGGTGGAGCGAGCTCTGTTGCTGGAGGACAAGGGCTTCGTCGTCGGATTCGCCAGCTGGGGTCGGCGGGAAGGAGTCCGCGCGGGCCTTGCGCAACTGACGGGCATCCGCATCATCGCGACGCGTCGCCAGCAAGGGCATGGGACCGAACTGTTTCACGCGGTGCTACAGGATATGGAAGCGTACTATGCCGATCTCGATTCCGCGTTGCGCAGGGTGTTCCTCTTTTCGCCGGAAGCGACCGCGCCGTTTTTTGCCCGATTGGGCTTTGCACAGAGAGCTGTACTGAACGATCATCGTGCTGTCAACCAGACTGACATTTTGCAAATCCTCGATCGCTAG
- the alaS gene encoding alanine--tRNA ligase, whose amino-acid sequence MKSTEIRNRWLKFFESKGHEIVPSASLVPYNDPSLLWINAGMAPLKKYFDGSEIPRNPRLTNSQKCIRTNDIENVGKTARHQTMFEMLGNFSIGDYFKKEAIHWAWEFATEELGFDKERIYVTIHTEDEEAFGYWTNDIGLPAERIARTEEDNFWDIGEGPCGPCSELFYDLKPEMGRDDVFHPDNHDGNRYLEFWNLVFTQFNHNADGSYNELPKKNIDTGSGLERLCLILQGVETNFDTDLFQPIIQETARLAGKPYHEKAEWDVAFKVIADHVRTVAFSIGDGALPSNEGRGYVIRRLLRRAVRCGKVLGIEKPFMYTLVSVVVDIMGGHYSELVQKQEFIERVVKAEEERFHVTLADGESLLAEVLERVKAEGNNVLPGDQAFRLYDTYGFPIDLTEDICAEQGISIDRAGFEEALNEQRQRARAARKDVASMAVQTSLYEEIKINSDFVGYSETAAPATVLAMIKDGEIVTEAHEGDEIELFLDRTPFYAESGGQVADIGLITVGESAIVQVTDVQKAPNGYNLHKAKVLSGTVAALATVEASIDHERRVSITRNHTATHLLHKALREVLGEHVAQAGSLVGPDRLRFDFSHLSGMTADEMALVERKVNEQIWANAVVEINEMAIDDAKKLGAMALFGEKYGDVVRVVKAGDYSVELCGGCHVRSTGEIGLFKLVSEASIGAGIRRVEAVTGKGAYEFVVGQERLLQEAAGKLRANVNDLPNRIDHLQANIKDLSKEIEGLKGKLAAGEVGNLLGQMTEVSGVPFLAAKLDGVDMDGLRNIADDMKNRIESGVIVLGAAQGEDKVSFVVAVTKDLNGRGIQAGKIVKEVAAITGGGGGGRPELAQAGGKDVSKLQEALNQASSILAGML is encoded by the coding sequence ATGAAGTCAACAGAGATTCGCAATCGCTGGCTCAAATTTTTCGAATCGAAAGGGCATGAGATCGTACCGAGCGCCTCGCTTGTACCGTACAACGATCCATCTTTGCTCTGGATCAACGCGGGGATGGCGCCGCTAAAAAAATATTTTGACGGCAGCGAGATTCCGCGCAACCCGCGCCTGACCAACTCGCAAAAGTGCATCCGCACCAATGACATTGAAAACGTAGGCAAAACGGCCCGCCACCAGACCATGTTTGAAATGCTGGGCAACTTTTCGATCGGCGACTATTTCAAGAAGGAAGCGATCCACTGGGCGTGGGAGTTTGCGACAGAAGAACTCGGATTCGACAAAGAGCGCATCTACGTGACGATCCACACGGAAGACGAGGAGGCGTTCGGCTACTGGACGAACGACATCGGTCTGCCAGCGGAGCGCATCGCTCGCACCGAAGAAGACAACTTCTGGGACATCGGCGAAGGTCCGTGCGGCCCGTGCTCGGAGCTGTTCTACGACCTGAAGCCGGAGATGGGTCGAGATGATGTGTTCCATCCGGATAATCATGACGGCAACCGCTACCTTGAATTTTGGAACCTGGTGTTCACACAGTTCAATCACAATGCGGACGGCTCGTACAACGAACTGCCGAAGAAGAACATCGATACCGGTTCCGGTCTGGAGCGGCTCTGCCTGATCTTGCAAGGCGTGGAAACCAACTTCGACACCGACCTGTTCCAGCCGATCATTCAAGAGACGGCTCGCCTCGCCGGGAAGCCTTACCATGAGAAGGCGGAGTGGGATGTAGCGTTCAAAGTCATCGCGGACCATGTCCGCACCGTCGCCTTTTCGATCGGGGACGGGGCGCTTCCGTCCAACGAAGGTCGCGGCTATGTGATCCGTCGCCTGCTGCGCCGTGCGGTTCGCTGCGGCAAAGTGCTCGGGATCGAAAAGCCGTTCATGTACACGCTGGTCAGCGTAGTTGTTGACATCATGGGCGGACATTACTCGGAACTTGTGCAAAAACAAGAGTTTATCGAGCGCGTCGTCAAGGCGGAGGAAGAGCGCTTCCACGTCACGCTGGCAGACGGTGAATCGCTGCTCGCAGAAGTGTTGGAGCGGGTTAAAGCTGAAGGGAACAACGTTCTTCCGGGCGATCAAGCGTTCCGCCTCTATGATACGTACGGTTTCCCGATCGACCTGACGGAAGACATCTGTGCGGAGCAAGGCATCTCGATCGACCGCGCAGGATTTGAAGAAGCTTTGAACGAGCAGCGCCAACGCGCACGGGCGGCACGCAAAGATGTTGCTTCCATGGCGGTGCAAACCAGCCTGTACGAGGAGATCAAAATCAACTCCGACTTCGTTGGCTACAGCGAGACAGCAGCTCCGGCGACCGTGCTGGCGATGATCAAAGATGGTGAAATCGTCACCGAAGCACATGAGGGAGATGAGATCGAACTGTTCCTCGACCGCACTCCGTTCTACGCCGAGTCGGGCGGTCAGGTGGCAGACATCGGTCTGATCACCGTCGGTGAATCGGCGATCGTCCAAGTGACCGACGTGCAAAAAGCTCCGAACGGCTACAACCTGCACAAAGCGAAAGTCCTCTCCGGCACGGTGGCAGCACTTGCTACTGTCGAAGCGTCGATCGACCACGAGCGCCGTGTGAGCATCACCCGCAACCACACCGCGACACACTTGTTGCACAAAGCGCTGCGTGAAGTGCTCGGCGAACATGTGGCACAGGCGGGCTCGCTGGTCGGACCGGATCGCCTGCGCTTTGACTTCTCCCATCTGTCGGGCATGACTGCAGATGAGATGGCGCTTGTCGAACGCAAAGTCAATGAGCAGATCTGGGCGAACGCAGTGGTTGAGATCAACGAAATGGCGATCGACGACGCGAAGAAGCTTGGCGCGATGGCGCTGTTCGGTGAAAAATATGGCGATGTGGTCCGCGTCGTCAAAGCGGGCGACTATTCGGTCGAGCTGTGTGGCGGCTGTCATGTTCGTTCGACAGGTGAGATCGGCCTGTTCAAACTCGTCTCCGAGGCCTCGATTGGCGCAGGCATCCGTCGCGTCGAAGCGGTGACCGGAAAAGGTGCGTATGAATTTGTGGTCGGCCAAGAGCGTCTGCTTCAAGAGGCAGCAGGGAAACTGCGCGCCAATGTCAACGACCTGCCGAACCGCATCGATCATCTGCAAGCGAACATCAAAGATCTCAGCAAGGAGATCGAAGGTCTGAAAGGCAAACTGGCAGCTGGAGAAGTAGGCAATCTGCTCGGCCAGATGACCGAAGTGTCCGGTGTGCCTTTCCTCGCCGCGAAGCTGGACGGTGTGGACATGGATGGTCTGCGCAACATTGCAGATGACATGAAAAACCGCATCGAGTCGGGCGTGATCGTGCTGGGTGCAGCGCAAGGTGAAGACAAAGTATCTTTTGTCGTCGCCGTGACCAAAGACCTAAATGGCCGTGGCATCCAAGCTGGCAAAATCGTCAAAGAGGTCGCTGCCATCACGGGCGGCGGCGGTGGCGGGCGCCCGGAACTGGCGCAAGCGGGGGGCAAAGATGTCTCCAAACTGCAAGAGGCGCTCAACCAAGCGTCGTCGATCCTCGCTGGCATGCTGTAA
- a CDS encoding type II toxin-antitoxin system PemK/MazF family toxin, with amino-acid sequence MNVKRGDIYFADLSPVVGSEQGGFRPVLIIQNDIGNRFSPTVIVAAITAQIQKAKLPTHVEIDAKTYGLDRDSVILLEQVRTIDKQRLTDKITHLDDELMARVNESLMISLGLIEF; translated from the coding sequence GTGAATGTAAAGCGCGGCGACATCTATTTTGCTGATTTATCGCCCGTCGTTGGTTCTGAGCAGGGCGGGTTTCGACCGGTCCTCATCATCCAGAACGACATCGGCAATCGATTTAGTCCAACGGTGATTGTCGCGGCGATTACCGCGCAGATTCAAAAGGCGAAGCTGCCAACCCATGTGGAAATAGACGCAAAAACTTACGGTTTGGATCGTGACTCCGTCATTCTGTTGGAGCAAGTCCGCACAATCGATAAACAACGTTTGACCGATAAGATCACTCATCTCGACGATGAGCTGATGGCCAGGGTGAACGAGTCACTGATGATATCCTTGGGGCTCATCGAGTTCTAA
- a CDS encoding CopG family ribbon-helix-helix protein, giving the protein MVSVPNHLLQEVDGIVEKENLNRSEFIREAMNLYLQERKKRYIRESLQKGYLEMAKINLNIASEAFLAEEEAETTLDRLVSGV; this is encoded by the coding sequence ATGGTTAGTGTACCGAATCATCTGTTGCAGGAAGTGGACGGTATTGTGGAAAAGGAAAACCTGAACCGTAGCGAGTTCATCCGTGAGGCTATGAACCTGTACCTGCAAGAGAGAAAGAAGCGCTATATTCGGGAGTCGCTGCAAAAAGGCTATCTGGAAATGGCGAAGATTAACCTAAACATCGCATCAGAAGCGTTTTTGGCGGAGGAAGAGGCGGAGACAACTCTAGACCGTTTAGTTAGCGGGGTGTAG
- the alr gene encoding alanine racemase: MDGKYVRQTWAEINLDAIGHNVRVSKQILPPGTGVMAVVKANAYGHGASQVAEIALQNGAEYLGVAAADEAIELREAGITAPILILGYTPTNFAKDIVTYDLTQTVFNTDLLLALDRAAREQNTKAKIHLKVDTGMGRLGFTGLDEVVGFAKRAADMPGINLEGIFTHFATADELDSSYAEEQISRFAAVLERLQLAGLKIPLQHISNSAGIIQYTNCPGNMVRLGISMYGYYPSQEVPKDVELQPALRFVSHVVHLKEVPAGTKISYGATFETKAPSKIATIPVGYADGYSRLLSNKGEALIRGMRVPVVGRVCMDQLMLDVTEVEAVETGDEVVLYGRQGNSEIPLDEVADKIGTITYEVLCVLGRRVPRKFQHLGKTVEVQTM; this comes from the coding sequence GTGGATGGGAAGTATGTACGCCAAACTTGGGCGGAGATCAACCTCGATGCCATCGGACACAATGTCCGCGTGTCGAAACAAATTCTGCCTCCGGGCACCGGAGTGATGGCGGTGGTCAAAGCGAATGCCTATGGTCACGGAGCGAGCCAAGTGGCGGAGATCGCCCTGCAAAACGGAGCGGAATACCTTGGCGTAGCAGCGGCAGACGAAGCGATCGAGCTACGCGAGGCGGGGATTACAGCCCCGATTTTGATCTTAGGGTACACCCCGACCAACTTTGCGAAAGACATCGTCACCTACGATCTGACGCAGACAGTGTTCAACACCGATCTGCTCCTCGCCTTGGATCGGGCGGCGCGCGAGCAGAACACCAAGGCAAAGATCCACCTCAAAGTCGATACGGGGATGGGGCGGCTTGGTTTTACCGGCCTTGACGAGGTGGTGGGCTTTGCCAAACGGGCAGCCGACATGCCGGGAATCAACCTCGAAGGCATCTTCACTCATTTTGCAACTGCGGACGAGCTGGACTCCTCCTATGCGGAAGAGCAGATCAGCCGCTTTGCCGCTGTGCTGGAACGCTTGCAACTTGCAGGTCTGAAGATCCCGCTTCAGCATATATCGAATAGTGCGGGCATCATCCAATATACGAATTGCCCTGGCAACATGGTTCGACTGGGCATCTCGATGTACGGCTATTACCCGTCACAAGAAGTGCCTAAAGATGTGGAACTCCAACCAGCCCTGCGCTTTGTCTCACATGTCGTGCACCTCAAAGAGGTGCCGGCAGGAACCAAGATTTCTTATGGGGCGACCTTCGAAACCAAAGCGCCATCGAAGATTGCCACCATCCCCGTCGGCTACGCGGACGGTTATTCGCGCCTGCTGTCCAACAAAGGGGAAGCGTTGATCCGTGGCATGCGCGTTCCGGTGGTTGGCCGTGTCTGTATGGATCAGCTCATGCTCGACGTGACGGAGGTCGAAGCGGTCGAGACGGGTGATGAGGTCGTGCTCTACGGACGGCAGGGAAATTCGGAAATTCCGCTCGATGAAGTGGCCGACAAAATTGGCACGATCACCTATGAAGTGCTGTGTGTGCTCGGGCGCCGAGTGCCGCGCAAATTTCAACATTTAGGTAAGACTGTAGAGGTTCAAACGATGTAG
- a CDS encoding outer membrane lipoprotein-sorting protein, with amino-acid sequence MRFNQRSVYLVLITVLVLSLAMVGCGSKNQETVMKDLTNFKQELKSYTSKATMTVTAHNSQQKYYIETWYLAPNYYRIALGNDPKDITQVIVKNDDGIFVVSPQLKKSFRFKGDWAENQGHVYLYHAAVDRILKSKDLAYDAAEGKLSFTLKMEPENPLIAKQRIVLNETNLHPLQVALLDKDAKSVVSVDFDSFSTGVDYKKENFTSEAAMALAPTDAQPVMAGAKDFGIIEPRYLPEGVTKLQPQESKSSVMLRFSGDNPFTIIEQRPAAKDSAMRSGELVDLWGTPAVLAQVDGGETRSMHWFHNNVEFSLTGKLPVEEMVKVAQSMIGTVGK; translated from the coding sequence GTGCGATTCAACCAGCGATCAGTTTACCTCGTTCTCATCACTGTACTGGTACTCAGTCTCGCGATGGTCGGCTGCGGGAGTAAGAATCAAGAAACGGTGATGAAAGACCTGACCAACTTCAAGCAAGAACTAAAAAGCTACACCTCGAAGGCAACGATGACCGTCACAGCCCATAACAGCCAGCAAAAGTATTACATCGAAACGTGGTACTTAGCACCAAACTACTATCGAATTGCGCTGGGCAATGATCCGAAGGACATCACGCAGGTGATCGTCAAAAACGACGACGGGATCTTTGTCGTGTCCCCGCAGTTGAAAAAATCATTCCGCTTTAAAGGGGATTGGGCTGAAAACCAAGGCCATGTCTACTTGTACCACGCAGCGGTAGATCGCATCCTGAAGAGCAAAGATCTTGCCTATGATGCCGCAGAAGGCAAACTGTCTTTCACCTTGAAGATGGAGCCGGAAAACCCGCTCATCGCCAAACAGCGCATCGTGCTGAACGAAACGAATCTCCACCCGTTGCAAGTCGCACTACTCGACAAAGATGCCAAGTCGGTCGTCTCCGTCGATTTCGACTCCTTCTCGACCGGCGTCGATTACAAGAAAGAAAACTTCACTTCCGAAGCGGCGATGGCTCTGGCCCCGACTGACGCCCAGCCGGTGATGGCAGGGGCGAAAGATTTTGGTATCATCGAGCCGCGCTACTTGCCGGAAGGTGTTACCAAACTTCAGCCGCAAGAGAGCAAGTCGAGCGTCATGTTGCGCTTTTCCGGTGACAACCCGTTCACGATCATTGAACAGCGCCCGGCTGCCAAAGACTCGGCGATGCGCAGTGGTGAACTCGTCGATCTCTGGGGCACTCCGGCTGTGCTCGCGCAGGTAGATGGCGGTGAGACTCGCTCGATGCACTGGTTCCACAACAATGTCGAATTCTCATTGACGGGCAAACTTCCGGTCGAAGAGATGGTCAAAGTGGCCCAATCGATGATCGGTACGGTAGGAAAATAG
- the acpS gene encoding holo-ACP synthase → MIIGTGVDITEIARIERLLGRLGEKIWQRILAPAERRTFTSDKRRIQYLAGRFAAKEAAAKALGTGLGKVGLHDLIIVSNEAGAPILTLHGLAAEIAEQQGITATHLSISHSDQYAIAQVILEKRPA, encoded by the coding sequence ATGATCATCGGCACAGGTGTTGACATCACCGAAATCGCCCGCATCGAGCGGCTCCTAGGTCGTCTCGGTGAGAAAATATGGCAACGGATCCTCGCGCCCGCAGAACGCCGCACCTTCACTTCGGACAAGCGCCGCATCCAATACTTAGCGGGCCGTTTTGCCGCCAAAGAAGCGGCAGCGAAGGCGCTCGGGACCGGATTAGGCAAAGTGGGCCTGCATGACTTGATCATCGTGAGCAACGAGGCGGGTGCCCCCATCCTCACCCTGCATGGATTGGCCGCTGAAATCGCCGAGCAACAAGGCATCACAGCGACTCATCTGTCCATCTCGCACAGCGACCAATATGCGATCGCCCAAGTGATTCTCGAAAAACGTCCCGCCTAA
- a CDS encoding hotdog fold thioesterase gives MTIDKIQTQNTLAGALGIELTELTPDRVVATMPVHPPTHQPFGYLYGGASVALAETVASVGTWNLIDQATQACFGLEINANHIRSKRDGIVTATATPLHKGRTTMVWDIKITDEADKLICVSRCTVAIVPQSS, from the coding sequence ATGACAATCGACAAGATCCAAACTCAAAATACGCTCGCTGGAGCGCTCGGCATCGAACTGACCGAACTCACGCCCGATCGTGTGGTCGCTACCATGCCCGTCCATCCGCCAACTCATCAGCCCTTCGGCTACCTGTACGGCGGCGCATCGGTCGCGCTTGCCGAGACGGTCGCCAGCGTCGGCACTTGGAACCTGATCGACCAAGCCACCCAAGCTTGCTTCGGACTAGAAATCAACGCTAACCACATCCGCTCTAAGCGCGATGGCATCGTCACAGCAACGGCAACACCGCTGCATAAAGGTCGGACCACGATGGTCTGGGACATCAAAATCACGGACGAAGCGGACAAATTGATCTGCGTTTCGAGATGCACAGTTGCCATCGTCCCCCAATCGTCATGA
- a CDS encoding arylamine N-acetyltransferase, whose protein sequence is MDWVASYLQRLHLPAEAPSYDALARLCAAHLTTNAFENISKLYYFSRYEQTGWFIPPIDVFVENMHRLDVGGTCFTHNSSFQQLLTALGYDAWLVGFSENHMGILVQLPTGLHYVDVGVGAPVFRPLPLPAGGEAVSCGTGIRILPTTAPDTVMRFQHLLHDQVTLEWEMYPSKKLDFADFAEKIEQQNTPGRTFFMNTLRCQLWQPDRGRSISLVNNTLTTRLTDGTAHKQQLHSVREIKQVLQDEFGLPRLPVEEAVAVLNNLGIDIFAPQDRE, encoded by the coding sequence ATGGACTGGGTGGCCTCCTATTTACAGCGCTTGCACCTTCCTGCCGAAGCGCCAAGCTATGACGCGCTGGCCCGGCTGTGTGCAGCACACCTGACCACCAATGCGTTTGAGAACATCTCGAAACTCTATTACTTTTCAAGATATGAGCAGACAGGCTGGTTCATCCCGCCGATTGATGTATTTGTGGAAAATATGCACCGGCTCGATGTCGGTGGCACCTGCTTCACGCACAACTCATCGTTTCAGCAACTGCTGACCGCACTTGGTTATGACGCGTGGCTGGTCGGCTTCAGTGAGAACCACATGGGCATCCTCGTCCAGCTTCCAACCGGGCTGCACTACGTGGATGTCGGCGTCGGCGCTCCGGTGTTCCGTCCCTTGCCCCTGCCTGCAGGTGGCGAGGCGGTCTCTTGTGGAACGGGCATCCGCATCCTGCCCACGACCGCACCCGATACGGTCATGCGCTTCCAACACCTGTTGCACGATCAGGTCACCTTAGAGTGGGAGATGTACCCGTCAAAGAAGCTTGACTTCGCAGATTTTGCCGAAAAGATCGAACAGCAGAACACGCCGGGCCGCACGTTTTTTATGAACACGTTGCGCTGCCAACTCTGGCAGCCTGATCGCGGTCGCTCGATTTCGCTGGTCAACAACACGCTCACCACACGCTTGACGGACGGCACCGCCCACAAGCAGCAGTTGCACTCGGTTCGCGAGATCAAACAGGTGCTCCAAGACGAGTTCGGTCTGCCCCGACTTCCCGTCGAGGAAGCGGTGGCCGTGCTGAACAACCTTGGCATCGACATTTTTGCCCCGCAAGATCGCGAGTAA
- a CDS encoding ABC transporter permease, giving the protein MFNLIRNENMKIYFRPRTWVMVGVLILAVVLQLVITDRFIAKPVEGQDWKQEMTEQNNNMRQAISEQSDTIPEMAKKQMEANILMNEYAIEHNIAPYEYTAWRFADAASSLVFLVTLFTVIVAGDIVATEFGWGTIKLLLIRPVSRTKILYSKYLSTLVYGLMLLVILLITSFLLGGLVFGFSGVDQPFIYVDQDGVVHQMNMASRVLMSFGFEAVTLLMIVTIAFMISASFRSSSLAISLSIFVMFAGTTVVQVLSRYEWVKYILFANIDLSMYFMGSPMIKGMTLAFSLTMLAVYFIIMHAVAWLMFTKRDVAA; this is encoded by the coding sequence TTGTTTAACCTCATCCGCAACGAAAATATGAAGATCTACTTCCGTCCGCGCACTTGGGTGATGGTCGGGGTGCTGATCTTAGCGGTTGTCTTGCAATTGGTGATCACCGACCGTTTCATAGCCAAGCCGGTGGAAGGTCAGGATTGGAAGCAAGAGATGACCGAACAGAACAACAACATGCGCCAAGCGATCAGCGAACAGAGCGACACGATACCAGAAATGGCCAAGAAGCAGATGGAAGCGAACATTCTGATGAATGAATATGCGATCGAGCATAATATCGCCCCGTATGAATATACCGCTTGGCGCTTTGCAGACGCCGCATCGTCACTTGTATTTCTCGTCACCCTGTTCACCGTCATCGTCGCCGGAGACATCGTGGCGACCGAATTTGGCTGGGGCACGATCAAGCTGCTCTTAATCCGCCCGGTGAGTCGAACGAAGATCTTGTATTCCAAATACTTGTCCACCTTGGTGTACGGCTTGATGCTGCTCGTGATCTTGCTGATCACCTCCTTCTTGCTCGGCGGTCTGGTCTTCGGCTTCAGCGGAGTGGACCAACCGTTTATCTACGTCGATCAGGACGGTGTCGTGCACCAGATGAACATGGCCAGCCGCGTGCTGATGTCCTTTGGCTTTGAAGCGGTAACCTTGCTGATGATCGTCACGATCGCTTTCATGATCTCCGCATCGTTCCGTTCTTCGTCGCTGGCGATTTCCTTATCGATCTTTGTGATGTTTGCTGGCACCACCGTCGTACAGGTGTTGTCGCGCTATGAATGGGTCAAATACATCCTGTTCGCCAACATCGACCTCTCCATGTACTTCATGGGCTCGCCGATGATCAAAGGCATGACGCTCGCTTTCTCGCTGACCATGCTTGCCGTGTACTTCATCATCATGCACGCAGTCGCATGGCTGATGTTTACCAAACGAGATGTCGCAGCTTAA
- a CDS encoding ABC transporter ATP-binding protein, translating to MGQTPVVQIRNLTKKIGNKTLVEGLTFDIPRGEVFGFLGPNGAGKTTTIRMIVGLMKITEGQVMINGKDVEKDFEAAMTEVGAIVENPEMYKFISGYNNLVHFARMNKGVTMQRIDEVIKLVGLENRINDKVKTYSLGMRQRLGLAQALLHKPSVLILDEPTNGLDPAGIRELRDHLRMLAKQEGLSVIVSSHLLTEMELMCDRIAVIQNGKLIDVKPVREMVGEAEQMVVRFELDRPEEGAKVLEVVFSGAGITQDADGLELTITREQIADVNRQLVQAGLSVFGIRTLTKSLEDRFLEMTGGNQIV from the coding sequence ATGGGACAAACACCAGTTGTACAGATTCGCAATCTGACCAAAAAGATTGGTAACAAGACCCTCGTCGAAGGGTTGACATTTGACATCCCGCGCGGTGAGGTATTCGGTTTTCTCGGCCCGAACGGCGCCGGTAAGACCACGACGATCCGCATGATCGTAGGCCTGATGAAGATCACCGAGGGCCAAGTGATGATCAATGGCAAGGATGTGGAAAAAGACTTTGAAGCGGCGATGACCGAGGTCGGGGCGATCGTTGAGAATCCGGAGATGTACAAATTCATCTCGGGATACAACAACCTCGTTCATTTTGCACGGATGAACAAAGGTGTGACGATGCAGCGGATCGATGAAGTGATCAAGCTGGTCGGTTTGGAAAACCGCATCAACGACAAAGTCAAAACGTACTCGCTTGGCATGCGCCAGCGTCTCGGTCTCGCCCAAGCTCTGCTTCACAAGCCGTCGGTGCTGATCCTTGACGAGCCGACCAACGGACTCGACCCGGCGGGGATTCGCGAACTGCGCGATCATCTGCGGATGTTGGCCAAACAAGAAGGGCTGTCGGTCATCGTCTCCTCGCATCTGCTCACCGAGATGGAACTGATGTGCGACCGCATCGCCGTCATCCAAAACGGTAAACTGATCGATGTTAAACCGGTGCGGGAAATGGTTGGCGAGGCCGAGCAGATGGTGGTTCGCTTCGAGCTCGATCGTCCGGAAGAAGGGGCCAAGGTGTTAGAAGTGGTGTTCAGCGGCGCAGGCATCACGCAGGATGCGGACGGGCTGGAACTGACGATCACCCGCGAGCAGATCGCCGATGTCAACCGTCAGCTCGTGCAGGCTGGACTGAGCGTCTTTGGCATCCGCACTCTGACCAAATCGCTCGAAGATCGATTCCTCGAAATGACTGGGGGTAACCAAATTGTTTAA